Proteins found in one Lysinibacillus fusiformis genomic segment:
- a CDS encoding DUF2577 family protein, with protein MQAVGYNLGGTLKIATVTSENPISILLDGDTIDTPDPFLVCNPQLLPYTETVRINGQVATIEYENKLKVGVRVLVFEAEHQQQLYVLSLSDE; from the coding sequence ATGCAGGCCGTGGGATATAATCTTGGCGGTACTCTAAAGATAGCAACCGTTACGAGTGAGAATCCAATTAGTATTCTCCTGGACGGTGACACAATTGATACGCCTGATCCTTTTCTCGTGTGCAATCCGCAATTATTGCCTTACACTGAAACGGTGAGGATAAACGGTCAAGTCGCGACTATTGAATACGAGAATAAGCTGAAAGTAGGCGTTCGTGTGTTAGTTTTCGAAGCAGAACATCAGCAACAACTATATGTATTATCGTTATCGGATGAATGA
- a CDS encoding phage tail protein, which produces MAVNLTAVFRVRDQGTSRLRRITQMMNRMTQTSHTAAQGMNHYRDANGRLHDSLGRFVAETNHANTSTGLFATRVNSLRVGTNGLSASLGGMQSALIGLAGAYIGANGAAKLLNATIGEAAKFEQSKAIIQAAFQDDNATKQYMKMVDKMAIDSPLLNSGDMFAGSKGLLTLTKDMKQLGTAWKLVERLVASDPTKSIDDAVRGLRELSSGDTISLREVFNLDKNILNDVKGGSFEEQLAGIDKALNKMNITQNTVEAMGSTTLGRFNSLKERLGTFFRDMGAESNTKLGAFLQRINDAIDTKIDVKSLSDKLGGLLGKVTDKAIGLYDLFVRWRKPIAYAAGAFATFVGALAVVGTIAALSNPIALIAMGISAAAVGFKALYDNSETFRGIIDSIVGKVKTLWSAFKTGGAGGLISALFPPDIANQINSVVDGIKTKVRALFDLFKVGGVRGVLKALFSSDQINAIMTRVATMKEQFSSVFTSIYNVVVPVLQSLWGIVKPILNGLWTNLKIIADIAVLAWNNVLAPAIQFITAAFQMFWGVTGPILKLFGAVLGVVFQVLRLGWDTIVGPFVAFLAGAFTQAFGAATEIVKALTPVFQTVGNWISTAAGYLKEFASILGNIKMPDWIGKIGSGAVSWAKKLIPGNGGKPDGSHYHGLARVPSNNYRALLHRNEMVLTAQEADQYRSLLSGRTSGSSFDHIKYEQVERGVVNKATYKSYSTTNVPSSEKSTPSVVNITPTFNVEKMEVRENADIDKIALGLAKLIEKQAMQVAY; this is translated from the coding sequence ATGGCCGTAAATCTAACCGCAGTATTCCGGGTTCGCGATCAGGGAACTTCTCGTCTACGCCGTATAACGCAGATGATGAACCGCATGACACAAACGAGCCATACAGCGGCGCAAGGCATGAACCATTACCGAGATGCTAACGGACGACTTCACGATTCACTGGGACGATTCGTTGCTGAGACTAACCATGCTAATACGTCTACTGGACTGTTTGCGACAAGAGTCAATAGTCTCCGTGTTGGAACTAACGGACTTAGCGCTTCACTTGGCGGTATGCAGAGCGCATTAATAGGTCTGGCTGGCGCTTACATCGGTGCAAATGGGGCGGCAAAATTACTGAATGCAACGATTGGCGAGGCTGCTAAGTTCGAACAGTCAAAGGCGATTATACAAGCCGCATTCCAGGACGATAATGCAACGAAGCAATACATGAAGATGGTCGATAAAATGGCAATCGATTCACCGTTGCTTAACTCAGGCGACATGTTCGCAGGGTCAAAGGGACTTCTTACGCTAACTAAAGACATGAAACAACTTGGAACCGCGTGGAAGCTTGTTGAGCGTCTTGTTGCCAGTGATCCAACGAAATCAATCGATGATGCCGTTCGTGGCCTTCGCGAGCTATCATCTGGTGATACGATTTCTTTACGTGAGGTATTTAACCTCGATAAAAACATCTTGAATGATGTTAAAGGTGGCTCATTCGAGGAGCAACTTGCGGGGATAGATAAGGCTTTAAATAAAATGAATATCACTCAAAATACAGTTGAGGCTATGGGTTCTACAACCTTGGGCAGATTTAATTCCTTAAAGGAACGCCTAGGTACGTTTTTCCGTGATATGGGTGCTGAATCGAATACAAAGTTAGGGGCCTTCCTACAACGTATTAATGACGCAATCGATACTAAAATTGACGTGAAATCACTATCCGATAAATTAGGCGGACTGCTCGGCAAAGTAACCGACAAAGCAATCGGTCTTTACGATTTATTCGTAAGATGGCGCAAACCAATCGCTTATGCTGCTGGCGCATTCGCAACGTTTGTTGGCGCTCTTGCGGTCGTGGGTACAATCGCGGCTCTTTCGAATCCAATAGCGCTAATAGCAATGGGGATATCAGCTGCAGCCGTTGGATTTAAGGCTCTTTACGACAATAGTGAAACGTTTAGAGGAATCATTGACAGCATTGTCGGCAAGGTTAAAACGTTATGGAGTGCTTTTAAAACAGGAGGGGCAGGCGGCTTAATTAGTGCGCTATTTCCTCCAGATATAGCGAATCAGATTAACTCGGTAGTGGACGGAATCAAAACGAAAGTACGTGCATTATTCGATTTATTTAAGGTAGGCGGAGTTAGAGGCGTGCTAAAGGCTTTGTTTTCATCGGATCAAATCAACGCCATTATGACGCGAGTTGCAACGATGAAGGAACAGTTTTCATCAGTATTTACCTCGATATACAACGTTGTAGTGCCGGTACTTCAATCGTTATGGGGCATTGTGAAGCCAATCTTAAACGGATTATGGACGAATTTAAAGATTATCGCTGATATTGCTGTTCTAGCGTGGAATAACGTACTTGCTCCAGCGATTCAGTTCATTACAGCGGCGTTTCAGATGTTCTGGGGAGTAACTGGACCAATTCTCAAGTTGTTTGGTGCGGTGCTTGGCGTAGTATTCCAGGTATTACGTTTGGGATGGGACACAATCGTTGGACCATTTGTAGCATTTCTGGCGGGCGCATTTACGCAAGCGTTCGGAGCAGCTACGGAAATCGTAAAAGCATTGACTCCAGTATTCCAGACTGTGGGTAACTGGATTAGCACAGCAGCAGGCTATCTTAAAGAGTTTGCGTCGATTTTAGGCAATATCAAAATGCCCGATTGGATCGGTAAAATCGGTTCTGGCGCCGTTAGTTGGGCCAAGAAGTTGATACCGGGGAACGGTGGTAAACCGGATGGCTCACATTATCATGGACTGGCAAGAGTACCATCGAATAATTACCGGGCGCTATTACATCGCAATGAAATGGTATTAACGGCGCAAGAGGCGGATCAATATCGCTCGCTTTTAAGTGGAAGAACATCGGGTTCGAGTTTTGATCATATAAAGTACGAACAGGTAGAGCGAGGCGTGGTAAATAAGGCAACCTACAAATCGTACAGCACAACAAATGTCCCTAGTAGTGAGAAAAGTACACCTAGCGTTGTTAACATTACTCCTACGTTTAATGTTGAAAAGATGGAAGTTCGAGAAAATGCAGACATCGACAAGATTGCGTTAGGGTTAGCAAAATTAATAGAAAAGCAGGCGATGCAAGTTGCTTATTAA
- a CDS encoding helix-turn-helix domain-containing protein, with protein MTGEQLKKLRETLVMTQKEFAELVGVGCSTISNIESGARTMSLLTRAKIIQKIQSDETSSIFADKF; from the coding sequence ATGACGGGCGAACAGTTAAAGAAATTGCGCGAGACTTTAGTTATGACACAAAAGGAGTTTGCGGAGTTGGTAGGTGTAGGTTGCAGCACGATATCTAATATCGAGAGTGGCGCGCGTACGATGAGTTTGTTAACGCGTGCAAAGATCATTCAAAAAATACAATCTGACGAAACTTCTTCTATTTTTGCTGATAAATTTTAA
- a CDS encoding TOTE conflict system archaeo-eukaryotic primase domain-containing protein: MKRQELNDTIAKISELYISARKRYIIQTQQNYITLDGYKNPSVWTLTDSLIERHLKGVNTYGVFNGNSVNKFITFDVDYADDQALARWSTLKLIYVLESDFNIPSADIHVSFSGNKGYHVDLFFDVPISSDDAKSFYRQVIKTADLPSEKVEYRPTYTQAVKLPLGINQKTGARCWFVDRETLEPIESFDYLNDVEPMDHALILDALIELTPEQEAEFREVVERTNVDVTAVSHEKAQSKVIGILKAGQLLFSNTRHETTVLLAAFCNSQGYGEAEAIDLIMSILLATPNEYFSEGSTAEYWQKETERIVKLAFERGYKLGNDDMAVKVYKSEILAVLGVGTFRQKQLAYAMLITSKRYGKTFYLTTRTAMRMIETKSHETIQSAVKRLVEVGFIEYARKGEIDRAKSSQMGHAFYKPNRYRILIDKPQADDESVDVLPNQSLVDVTYQLLDIKELRRVISRKELGNRWAR, encoded by the coding sequence TTGAAACGACAGGAACTGAACGACACAATTGCGAAAATTAGTGAGCTTTACATTAGTGCGCGTAAGCGTTACATCATCCAGACTCAGCAGAACTACATCACATTAGACGGTTATAAGAATCCAAGTGTGTGGACTTTGACTGATAGTTTAATAGAGCGCCATTTAAAAGGCGTGAATACTTACGGTGTATTTAATGGTAACAGTGTTAACAAATTTATAACTTTCGATGTAGACTACGCTGACGACCAGGCATTAGCGCGATGGTCTACATTGAAACTGATTTACGTATTAGAGAGTGATTTCAATATACCGTCAGCAGATATTCACGTTTCATTCAGCGGAAATAAAGGCTATCATGTCGATTTGTTCTTTGATGTGCCGATTTCGTCCGATGATGCAAAGTCTTTCTACAGACAAGTAATTAAGACTGCAGATTTGCCGAGCGAAAAGGTTGAATATCGTCCGACATATACGCAAGCTGTAAAGCTACCTCTCGGAATAAATCAAAAGACTGGCGCGCGTTGTTGGTTCGTTGATCGCGAAACGCTAGAGCCTATCGAATCATTCGATTATTTAAACGATGTTGAGCCGATGGATCATGCGCTCATACTTGACGCACTGATTGAATTGACGCCTGAACAAGAGGCCGAATTTAGAGAAGTTGTTGAGCGTACTAACGTTGATGTGACGGCTGTCAGTCATGAAAAGGCTCAGTCGAAGGTTATCGGCATACTAAAAGCCGGACAGCTACTATTCAGTAATACACGCCATGAAACGACGGTCCTACTTGCTGCGTTTTGTAATTCGCAAGGGTATGGAGAAGCCGAAGCGATTGATTTGATTATGTCGATTTTACTCGCTACGCCTAACGAATATTTCAGTGAAGGCAGTACAGCGGAGTATTGGCAGAAGGAAACGGAACGGATCGTGAAATTGGCGTTCGAACGTGGCTACAAGTTGGGTAACGATGATATGGCTGTAAAAGTCTATAAGTCGGAGATACTCGCAGTTTTGGGCGTTGGTACGTTCCGACAGAAACAATTGGCTTATGCGATGCTGATTACGTCCAAAAGGTACGGCAAGACTTTCTATTTAACTACTAGAACCGCTATGAGGATGATAGAAACGAAATCGCATGAAACGATACAATCGGCTGTAAAAAGGCTAGTCGAGGTTGGATTTATCGAATATGCACGCAAAGGCGAGATTGATAGAGCGAAAAGTAGTCAAATGGGACATGCGTTTTATAAACCGAATCGCTATCGAATTTTAATTGATAAACCGCAAGCTGACGATGAAAGTGTGGATGTTTTGCCGAATCAGTCTTTAGTCGATGTTACGTACCAGCTATTAGATATTAAAGAGTTACGTAGAGTCATATCACGCAAGGAGCTAGGTAATCGTTGGGCTCGTTAA
- a CDS encoding DUF3102 domain-containing protein, with product MSVAKVYNEVLLTSKYQELRDLQQIENEVALEIGRILYEVRTSDISDGKWTEWIESVGYNARTARRYIQVYEQFRDIPTAKEVSFSKLVELLPLPVDVDRSEFLNEVKDQSVRKIREKVKDVNGADSKQTVPREKVVKPPRESVGTKIGKSVSSLMNLIPFYTEMFESGEIDVGTAIEIGGFSKETQELMCEYESENSRLIETRGIIALLVDANFSHEDIRKCVRLIDCVAFDYSKYRSVDETLQEMYETLNMKAGKDDIRALFDTLIKFEERVIELDKEYAARGTNIDEVYAEKLFGKQSWSGRNGSSSKGNSQSFSSHRPQVTDVKQILGVGDDANADVMKKQYRHLMKVLHPDVGGSPYLFGIVKDAYDSYAEGKTA from the coding sequence ATGTCGGTAGCAAAGGTATATAACGAGGTTTTACTGACGAGTAAGTATCAAGAGTTGCGTGATTTACAACAAATCGAAAATGAAGTGGCGCTGGAGATAGGGAGGATTTTATATGAAGTTAGAACATCGGATATTTCAGACGGTAAGTGGACTGAGTGGATCGAATCTGTCGGGTACAACGCTCGCACAGCTAGACGGTACATTCAGGTTTATGAGCAGTTCCGTGATATACCGACTGCAAAAGAAGTTTCGTTTAGCAAACTAGTAGAATTGTTGCCGTTACCGGTCGACGTCGACCGTTCGGAGTTTCTTAATGAAGTGAAAGACCAAAGTGTCCGAAAGATCCGTGAGAAGGTTAAGGATGTTAATGGAGCTGATTCTAAGCAAACTGTGCCACGTGAAAAGGTAGTCAAGCCTCCGAGAGAAAGCGTTGGAACTAAGATAGGTAAGTCAGTATCTTCCTTAATGAATCTTATTCCGTTTTATACCGAGATGTTTGAAAGTGGTGAGATTGATGTAGGAACGGCAATCGAAATTGGAGGATTTTCAAAGGAAACGCAGGAGCTTATGTGTGAGTATGAGTCTGAAAATAGTAGGCTTATTGAGACTAGAGGCATAATTGCTTTGCTTGTTGACGCTAATTTCTCACACGAAGATATTCGTAAATGTGTGCGATTGATTGACTGTGTTGCGTTTGATTATTCCAAGTATAGATCAGTTGATGAAACGTTACAGGAAATGTATGAAACTCTTAACATGAAAGCTGGAAAGGATGACATACGAGCGTTGTTTGATACTCTGATTAAATTTGAAGAGCGTGTCATTGAGTTAGACAAAGAGTATGCAGCAAGAGGTACAAATATAGATGAAGTTTATGCTGAAAAGCTATTCGGAAAGCAAAGTTGGAGTGGCCGTAATGGTAGTAGCAGTAAGGGTAACAGTCAATCATTCAGTTCACATCGACCACAAGTTACTGACGTAAAGCAAATATTAGGTGTTGGCGACGATGCTAATGCTGACGTGATGAAGAAACAATATCGCCATTTAATGAAGGTATTGCATCCGGATGTTGGCGGCAGTCCTTATCTATTCGGAATAGTAAAAGACGCTTATGACAGTTACGCAGAAGGTAAAACAGCATGA
- a CDS encoding helix-turn-helix domain-containing protein yields MSDYFTGEEALKALYAQDDNDELEYDPVHIIFHLKARMKERGLTQQQLADISGVRQATISQLCRGNIERLHIPTLEKIAAAMNITDITQLLSFLPESEIMSGGNPYDIVFANDKEKAQAD; encoded by the coding sequence GTGAGTGATTATTTCACAGGTGAAGAAGCATTAAAAGCCTTATATGCGCAAGATGATAATGATGAGCTAGAATATGATCCGGTTCATATTATTTTTCATTTAAAGGCCCGTATGAAAGAACGTGGATTAACTCAACAGCAGCTTGCTGATATAAGTGGAGTTCGACAAGCTACTATTAGTCAGTTATGTCGAGGCAATATCGAGCGGCTACACATACCAACTCTAGAAAAAATTGCCGCAGCGATGAATATAACTGATATAACGCAGCTATTATCATTTTTACCGGAAAGTGAAATCATGTCCGGTGGCAATCCTTATGATATTGTTTTCGCAAACGATAAAGAAAAAGCGCAAGCCGACTAA
- a CDS encoding ParB/RepB/Spo0J family partition protein: protein MTKGQRACIVINLYYEEEKQKAKARMAEGGKGGIEGTSEMEGLTGEVAEIIAKKSGVGKTNIYYLLAVKDKRPDLYEKVFDGSYSIGKAHTQMKLDENPPTTEEERQEELEANGIRDAIKCTPAFTVISGHQRLRIAKDLGLTEVPVEIIDVDEWEAEYLLIAENVERRGIAEQDNIKKARIAQFLKEYWGINHGGDRASRQNGGLKTTVDVSEFIGESKRVTERLLKLNELIPQLQRLVSTGKLGTTSAYLGVRLHMKFYMTLNGV from the coding sequence TTGACGAAAGGACAACGCGCTTGCATCGTAATTAATCTTTATTACGAGGAAGAAAAGCAGAAGGCGAAGGCACGAATGGCAGAAGGCGGTAAGGGTGGTATAGAAGGTACTTCAGAAATGGAGGGGCTTACCGGAGAGGTTGCAGAAATAATCGCTAAAAAGTCAGGGGTAGGAAAAACGAACATATACTACTTACTTGCAGTAAAGGACAAGCGCCCGGACTTATACGAAAAAGTATTCGACGGTTCTTACTCAATAGGTAAAGCACACACGCAAATGAAACTTGATGAAAATCCGCCAACAACAGAGGAAGAACGCCAAGAGGAATTGGAAGCAAACGGAATTCGTGACGCAATTAAGTGTACGCCAGCATTTACGGTTATTAGCGGACACCAACGACTGCGTATCGCAAAGGACTTAGGATTAACGGAAGTACCAGTCGAAATTATCGACGTAGATGAATGGGAAGCCGAATATCTTCTTATTGCAGAGAACGTTGAGCGACGAGGTATTGCGGAGCAAGACAACATTAAAAAGGCGAGGATAGCACAATTTCTTAAAGAGTATTGGGGCATTAATCATGGGGGGGACCGGGCAAGTCGCCAAAATGGCGGATTGAAAACAACGGTGGATGTCTCCGAATTCATAGGCGAGTCTAAACGTGTTACAGAGCGTCTACTAAAACTAAACGAGCTAATCCCGCAACTCCAACGCTTAGTCTCAACAGGTAAACTCGGAACAACAAGTGCATATTTAGGTGTTCGATTACATATGAAGTTTTATATGACTTTAAATGGAGTGTGA
- a CDS encoding tyrosine-type recombinase/integrase, whose product MSENRSIKRRRARVETRENESITTVHRIGLSDAWSYFITAKIGEGIRRRTQEDYSNTWRYFTEWLFEADYKVRYVNDITSTMCRDYIRYLTEEAPRFKNHKYMSGDYGKGLSSATINMRIRALKVAFNFWKAENMVRISPMDNIRCQKDDIDKIESFTDEQIEALINACDQRTYVGFRDYVFQICLLDTGMRMNELLSITPESIDIKTRCIHLGAEFNKNRRYRVVPISQDTLKLLFELVDENKQHFPEAKRIFLSCYGEEVRDTQMNKRLKYYGDVTGVGKEIRSTAHTWRHTFARNFILNGGDPYTLMRILGHSSITMTRRYVQMTDGDIQVKHFEYSPLRKLRTKIRK is encoded by the coding sequence ATGTCTGAAAACCGTTCTATTAAACGACGTAGAGCAAGAGTAGAGACACGTGAAAATGAATCGATTACGACCGTTCATAGAATCGGGCTGTCTGACGCATGGAGTTATTTCATTACCGCTAAGATTGGCGAAGGTATTCGAAGAAGAACGCAAGAGGATTATTCGAACACTTGGCGGTATTTTACGGAATGGTTATTCGAGGCTGATTATAAGGTTCGATATGTTAACGATATTACATCGACAATGTGCCGTGATTACATTCGGTATTTAACAGAAGAAGCACCGCGTTTTAAGAATCACAAATACATGAGCGGTGACTACGGCAAAGGCTTATCGTCTGCAACTATTAATATGCGGATTAGAGCTTTAAAGGTGGCCTTTAATTTTTGGAAGGCGGAGAACATGGTACGCATAAGTCCGATGGATAATATCAGATGCCAAAAAGACGATATAGACAAAATAGAATCGTTTACAGATGAACAAATTGAAGCACTAATAAACGCCTGCGATCAACGTACTTACGTAGGATTCCGCGATTATGTTTTTCAAATTTGTCTATTGGATACGGGAATGCGGATGAATGAATTGCTTTCGATAACACCTGAATCCATCGACATTAAGACTCGCTGTATTCATTTAGGTGCGGAGTTTAATAAAAATCGTCGATATAGAGTCGTGCCAATATCGCAGGATACATTAAAACTACTATTTGAGTTGGTAGACGAGAATAAGCAGCATTTCCCGGAAGCGAAACGTATTTTCTTGTCTTGTTACGGTGAAGAAGTACGAGATACGCAGATGAATAAACGTTTGAAATATTACGGTGATGTTACCGGAGTAGGTAAAGAAATTCGGAGTACCGCACATACCTGGAGACATACGTTTGCCCGCAATTTCATTTTAAATGGTGGTGATCCATATACGCTAATGCGAATTTTAGGTCATTCTAGTATCACAATGACCCGTAGGTATGTGCAGATGACTGACGGTGATATACAGGTTAAGCATTTTGAGTATTCACCTTTACGGAAACTGAGAACAAAAATACGCAAATAA
- a CDS encoding HesB/IscA family protein gives MTSTKQVIEVTQAAGFHINEIMKHNEEQGSFLRVVVNGGGCSGLSYGMHFDKEKKDDDFEDVQHGLTILVSREDAPILMGTKIDYKQSLMGGGFTIDNPNAIASCGCGTSFKTAKREGTPEVCE, from the coding sequence ATGACAAGTACAAAGCAAGTAATTGAAGTAACACAAGCTGCTGGCTTTCATATTAATGAAATAATGAAGCATAATGAAGAACAAGGCTCTTTTTTACGTGTAGTGGTGAATGGTGGTGGCTGTAGCGGGCTATCCTACGGCATGCATTTTGATAAAGAGAAAAAAGATGATGACTTTGAAGATGTACAGCATGGTTTAACAATTCTTGTTTCCCGTGAAGATGCGCCGATTTTGATGGGAACAAAAATTGACTATAAACAATCGCTAATGGGCGGTGGCTTCACCATCGATAATCCAAACGCCATTGCATCATGTGGCTGCGGTACTTCATTCAAAACAGCAAAACGTGAAGGAACGCCTGAGGTTTGTGAGTAA